A stretch of Phragmites australis chromosome 12, lpPhrAust1.1, whole genome shotgun sequence DNA encodes these proteins:
- the LOC133886070 gene encoding putative H/ACA ribonucleoprotein complex subunit 1-like protein 1: MRPPRGRGGGGRFGGGGGRGGGGGRFGGGGRGGRFGGGGFRDEGPPAEVVEVSTFVHACEGDAVTKLTNEKVPYFNAPIYLQNKTQIGKVDEIFGPINESYFSVKMMEGIIATAYKEGEKFYIDPMKLLPLSRFLSQPKGQSQGAPRGGGRGGRGGRGGGGRGSFRGGRGPPRGRGGPPRGGGRGFRGRGRF, from the exons ATGCGGCCACCGagagggcgcggcggcggcggtcgctttggcggcggaggcggcaggggcggtggcggaggccggttcggaggcggcggccgcggtGGACGCTTTGGCGGCGGCGGGTTCCGTGACGAGGGTCCCCCCGCCGAGGTCGTCG AGGTGTCGACGTTCGTTCACGCGTGCGAGGGGGACGCGGTGACGAAGCTGACGAACGAGAAGGTGCCCTACTTCAACGCGCCCATCTACCTCCAGAACAAGACCCAGATCGGCAAGGTTGACGAGATCTTCGGCCCCATCAACGAATCC TATTTCTCTGTCAAGATGATGGAAGGGATAATTGCGACGGCGTACAAGGAAGGTGAAAAGTTCTACATCGACCCTATGAAACTGCTGCCGCTCTCACGCTTCCTGTCACAGCCAAA GGGACAATCTCAAGGAGCACCAAGAGGTGGTGGCCGTGGTGGAAGAGGTGGTCGGGGTGGTGGTGGCCGCGGTTCATTCCGAGGTGGAAGAGGCCCACCAAGGGGTCGCGGTGGACCTCCTAGGGGTGGAGGTCGTGGTTTTAGAGGGCGAGGCAGATTCTAG
- the LOC133886977 gene encoding pumilio homolog 12-like, with translation MEESQGNQDCSRFGCFVGKVFGAAQGIAGDHHNVSSASQADGAYLNVRRSLPSESTVGSNQHFQGFSHSGSLYDEQFVAEAFQDMTLGFRSSGLHGFDRQQCYINGQSQMCAPYDQHVGSNFMWQHDMGVQPYSVMQPHRVYPQIQQVSGLDVSRHTSNQQAALLNLAKSTSSYNGTPNFNGLESQDPYLNSAAFEKRNYQVHNTFMDSFPSTSYTDGSCGSGDFRHFQQAEKFAHSYGLGFSHHRISGKLSVANYPEKVLMRHGGVNSVRTIKFAPSVNGCADMDQRINGYGHDYLNIRSNDSLHLDWFNPHFLSSKSEYEPAMESPQLTYNSVDEVVGRICTVAKDQNGCRFLQKVFTEGTQEDAEKVFAEIIDHIGELMVDPSAHYLVQKILEECSNDQRMHIICEITRVPVELLKVSCNMHGTRVVQKVIETLYTSDQASKVVSALSPGVMCLMTDPNGSHVVHRCLQNFLPEHKAFLLEAAASDHLQLARDRHGCCVLQKCIEHSNDNEKNNLLSNITSSALRLSDDQYGNYVIQFILGLKIEWATAKVVNELEGHFGYLSMQKCGSHVVEHCLKLAPHLMRDKIIIQLMNDPKLLYIMLDQYGNFVIQTALRQCKGALYAAFVEAIRPHAAVLQSSMYGKRVLSRTYLKNKQYGFGSY, from the exons ATGGAGGAATCACAGGGTAATCAGGACTGTTCCAGGTTTGGATGTTTTGTCGGCAAGGTTTTTGGTGCTGCGCAGGGGATTGCTGGTGACCACCACAATGTGAGCAGTGCTTCTCAGGCTGATGGGGCTTATCTGAATGTTAGAAGGTCATTGCCTTCTGAATCTACTGTTGGAAGTAATCAACATTTTCAGGGTTTCTCTCACAGTGGCAGTCTATATGACGAGCAGTTTGTGGCAGAAGCTTTTCAGGACATGACTCTAGGTTTCAGAAGCTCTGGGCTGCACGGCTTTGATAGGCAACAATGTTATATTAATGGACAATCTCAAATGTGTGCACCCTATGATCAGCATGTTGGTTCAAACTTTATGTGGCAGCACGATATGGGTGTGCAACCATACTCTGTTATGCAACCACACCGTGTGTACCCACAAATACAACAAGTTTCTGGGTTGGATGTTTCTCGACATACGAGCAATCAGCAGGCTGCACTTCTTAATCTTGCAAAGAGCACATCCTCTTATAATGGAACACCAAATTTTAATGGGCTGGAAAGTCAGGATCCTTACTTGAATAGTGCTGCTTTTGAGAAGAGAAATTACCAGGTGCATAATACATTCATGGACAGCTTCCCCAGTACATCTTACACTGACGGTTCATGTGGCAGTGGTGATTTTCGCCATTTTCAGCAAGCTGAAAAGTTTGCCCATTCATATGGATTAGGTTTCTCGCATCATCGGATATCTGGCAAACTTAGCGTAGCAAATTATCCAGAAAAGGTTCTAATGAGGCATGGGGGTGTAAATTCAGTAAGAACTATCAAGTTTGCTCCTTCAGTTAATGGTTGTGCTGATATGGATCAAAGAATTAATGGTTATGGACATGACTATCTTAACATTCGGAGCAATGACTCCTTGCACCTGGACTGGTTCAATCCCCATTTTCTGTCCTCAAAATCTGAGTATGAACCAGCCATGGAATCACCTCAGTTGACCTATAATTCAGTTGATGAAGTTGTTGGAAGAATTTGTACTGTGGCAAAGGATCAGAATGGCTGCCGCTTCCTGCAAAAAGTATTTACCGAAGGCACTCAAGAGGATGCTGAGAAAGTCTTTGCtgaaataattgatcatattgGTGAACTTATGGTGGATCCATCTGCTCACTATTTGGTGCAGAAGATTCTTGAAGAGTGCAGCAATGATCAAAGGATGCACATAATTTGTGAAATTACCAGAGTACCTGTAGAGCTTCTTAAAGTTTCTTGCAACATGCATGG aACTCGTGTAGTGCAAAAAGTCATAGAAACTTTATATACCTCGGATCAAGCTTCGAAGGTTGTGTCTGCTTTGAGTCCTGGAGTAATGTGTTTGATGACAGATCCTAATGGCAGCCATGTTGTGCACCGCTGCTTGCAGAATTTTTTACCTGAGCACAAAGCG TTCCTTCTTGAGGCTGCTGCATCGGACCATCTTCAACTTGCAAGAGATCGTCATGGTTGTTGTGTCCTTCAAAAATGCATTGAACATTCAAATGACAATGAGAAGAACAACTTATTGAGCAATATTACATCCAGTGCCCTTAGGCTTTCAGACGATCAGTATGG GAACTATGTTATTCAATTTATTCTTGGCCTCAAGATTGAATGGGCAACGGCCAAAGTAGTGAATGAACTGGAGGGTCACTTTGGATATCTATCGATGCAGAAGTGTGGTAGCCATGTTGTTGAACATTGCCTGAAGCTAGCACCACATCTAATGCGTGATAAGATCATCATTCAACTTATGAATGATCCTAAATTACTGTATATCATGCTAGATCAGTATGGGAACTTTGTGATTCAAACAGCACTTAGACAGTGCAAG GGTGCACTATATGCTGCCTTTGTCGAAGCTATTAGACCGCACGCTGCCGTACTGCAAAGCAGCATGTATGGGAAAAGGGTTCTATCAAGAACATACCTGAAGAACAAGCAATACGGATTTGGCAGCTATTAA
- the LOC133886693 gene encoding replication protein A 70 kDa DNA-binding subunit D-like isoform X1 gives MPFDLLPTLHPKSKHWTICARVSRKWEYRGGTDDGPVAHIDLVLTDEQGNAIYAEIPNSEIERKDPLLQEGGIYVMSRFRVSNSKTLYRPVDAPYMIEFTCYTKITPARDPPETFPRYVYKLTPFLELPHYTGENKNFLDVIGIVTEVSDTSLIQLANRSTPTVSRHIMLKDLNNVEVKLTLWGQRATQFTIDEIYNEQQATPIVILVVGNLMKTFAGEEYLSGNAACHWYFNPSIPEAEPFYNTIQNQQLVIKRPAASTQQPTSTLKPIQVEDKQLQDLETMNPYDFPENGCRCTVTITRLVQTTTWWFASCNRCSRACTPDGPGYKCTTCSCTGYRFKYKLCFVANDGTGEAEMVAFGEVGRRIVGKPVQQILRATRIGNDIPPDIAAIVSLKFTFAITLTNQSYYSPEKSYQVNSIIAAYGRQHTLPQLRNNQNKGLLNPQMTIHSSTQQESLMSKPSVHADTHHIDPYASPPAATPPSASKSTTTSAPSDTQRTATGNTLPPLLDYTESVSKKSQLWDAADASSHSGAKRKLFRESPDATKETNISYKKGKTSNARLTDDPQPQSTSKKTSSHQVTSPDSKPSEPKVDEAQ, from the exons ATGCCGTTTGATCTTCTCCCAACGTTGCATCCAAAGTCCAAACATTGGACAATATGTGCGCGTGTCTCACGCAAGTGGGAGTATCGTGGTGGCACCGACGATGGACCAGTAGCCCACATTGACCTTGTTCTTACAGATGAACAG GGTAATGCAATATATGCTGAAATACCAAACTCAGAAATAGAAAGGAAAGATCCTTTGCTCCAAGAAGGTGGTATCTACGTTATGAGCCGCTTCAGAGTCTCAAATTCCAAAACCCTGTACAGGCCAGTTGATGCACCATATATGATTGAATTTACTTGCTACACTAAGATAACTCCAGCGAGAGATCCACCAGAAACATTTCCAAGATACGTCTACAAACTCACACCTTTTCTTGAACTACCTCATTATACTGGTGAAAACAAGAATTTCCTGG ATGTGATTGGCATCGTCACTGAAGTTTCAGACACATCTCTCATACAACTTGCAAATCGGTCAACTCCTACTGTAAGCAGACACATCATGCTTAAAGACCTAAA CAATGTTGAGGTTAAACTGACACTGTGGGGACAGCGAGCCACGCAGTTTACCATTGATGAAATTTATAATGAACAACAAGCTACACCGATTGTTATTCTTGTTGTTGGCAATCTCATGAAAACTTTTGCAG GTGAAGAATACCTAAGTGGAAACGCAGCATGTCACTGGTATTTCAATCCTTCAATCCCAGAAGCTGAACCATTCTATAACAC TATCCAAAACCAACAACTGGTGATCAAACGCCCTGCTGCCTCCACACAGCAACCTACATCCACACTAAAACCAATTCAGGTTGAAGATAAGCAGCTCCAAGATTTAGAAACAATGAATCCATACGACTTTCCG GAAAATGGATGCCGCTGCACTGTGACAATTACTCGCTTGGTTCAAACCACAACATGGTGGTTTGCATCATGCAACAGATGCAGCCGTGCTTGCACTCCAGATGGCCCAGGATATAAATGCACCACATGTTCTTGCACAGGCTATCGCTTCAA GTACAAATTATGCTTTGTAGCAAATGACGGCACTGGTGAAGCTGAAATGGTTGCTTTTGGTGAAGTTGGACGGCGCATAGTTGGTAAACCAGTTCAGCAGATCCTGAGAGCCACAAGAATTGGAAATGATATCCCACCGGACATTGCAGCTATAGTTTCACTGAAATTCACCTTTGCAATTACCCTGACGAATCAAAGTTACTACAGCCCGGAGAAATCATACCAGGTGAACTCTATCATCGCTGCCTATGGGAGGCAACATACACTCCCACaactaagaaacaatcaaaacaaAGGGCTATTAAATCCTCAAATGACAATTCACTCAAGCACCCAACAAGAATCATTGATGTCTAAACCAAGCGTCCATGCTGACACACATCACATTGACCCCTATGCCTCTCCACCTGCTGCTACTCCTCCATCTGCATCAAAGTCTACCACGACTTCTGCACCATCAGATACTCAAAGAACAGCCACTGGAAAT ACACTTCCCCCTTTACTAGACTATACTGAATCAGTATCCAAGAAATCTCAACTTTG GGATGCTGCTGATGCCTCTAGCCACTCTGGTGCTAAAAGAAAGCTCTTTCGAGAAAGCCCAGATGCAACAAAG GAAACCAATATAAGCTATAAGAAGGGCAAAACCAGCAATGCCAGATTGACAGATGACCCACAACCACAATCAACAAGCAAAAA AACCTCTTCTCACCAGGTCACCTCTCCTGACTCAAAGCCGTCTGAACCAAAGGTTGATGAAGCTCAGTAG
- the LOC133886693 gene encoding uncharacterized protein LOC133886693 isoform X3 encodes MLKDLNNVEVKLTLWGQRATQFTIDEIYNEQQATPIVILVVGNLMKTFAGEEYLSGNAACHWYFNPSIPEAEPFYNTIQNQQLVIKRPAASTQQPTSTLKPIQVEDKQLQDLETMNPYDFPENGCRCTVTITRLVQTTTWWFASCNRCSRACTPDGPGYKCTTCSCTGYRFKYKLCFVANDGTGEAEMVAFGEVGRRIVGKPVQQILRATRIGNDIPPDIAAIVSLKFTFAITLTNQSYYSPEKSYQVNSIIAAYGRQHTLPQLRNNQNKGLLNPQMTIHSSTQQESLMSKPSVHADTHHIDPYASPPAATPPSASKSTTTSAPSDTQRTATGNTLPPLLDYTESVSKKSQLWDAADASSHSGAKRKLFRESPDATKETNISYKKGKTSNARLTDDPQPQSTSKKTSSHQVTSPDSKPSEPKVDEAQ; translated from the exons ATGCTTAAAGACCTAAA CAATGTTGAGGTTAAACTGACACTGTGGGGACAGCGAGCCACGCAGTTTACCATTGATGAAATTTATAATGAACAACAAGCTACACCGATTGTTATTCTTGTTGTTGGCAATCTCATGAAAACTTTTGCAG GTGAAGAATACCTAAGTGGAAACGCAGCATGTCACTGGTATTTCAATCCTTCAATCCCAGAAGCTGAACCATTCTATAACAC TATCCAAAACCAACAACTGGTGATCAAACGCCCTGCTGCCTCCACACAGCAACCTACATCCACACTAAAACCAATTCAGGTTGAAGATAAGCAGCTCCAAGATTTAGAAACAATGAATCCATACGACTTTCCG GAAAATGGATGCCGCTGCACTGTGACAATTACTCGCTTGGTTCAAACCACAACATGGTGGTTTGCATCATGCAACAGATGCAGCCGTGCTTGCACTCCAGATGGCCCAGGATATAAATGCACCACATGTTCTTGCACAGGCTATCGCTTCAA GTACAAATTATGCTTTGTAGCAAATGACGGCACTGGTGAAGCTGAAATGGTTGCTTTTGGTGAAGTTGGACGGCGCATAGTTGGTAAACCAGTTCAGCAGATCCTGAGAGCCACAAGAATTGGAAATGATATCCCACCGGACATTGCAGCTATAGTTTCACTGAAATTCACCTTTGCAATTACCCTGACGAATCAAAGTTACTACAGCCCGGAGAAATCATACCAGGTGAACTCTATCATCGCTGCCTATGGGAGGCAACATACACTCCCACaactaagaaacaatcaaaacaaAGGGCTATTAAATCCTCAAATGACAATTCACTCAAGCACCCAACAAGAATCATTGATGTCTAAACCAAGCGTCCATGCTGACACACATCACATTGACCCCTATGCCTCTCCACCTGCTGCTACTCCTCCATCTGCATCAAAGTCTACCACGACTTCTGCACCATCAGATACTCAAAGAACAGCCACTGGAAAT ACACTTCCCCCTTTACTAGACTATACTGAATCAGTATCCAAGAAATCTCAACTTTG GGATGCTGCTGATGCCTCTAGCCACTCTGGTGCTAAAAGAAAGCTCTTTCGAGAAAGCCCAGATGCAACAAAG GAAACCAATATAAGCTATAAGAAGGGCAAAACCAGCAATGCCAGATTGACAGATGACCCACAACCACAATCAACAAGCAAAAA AACCTCTTCTCACCAGGTCACCTCTCCTGACTCAAAGCCGTCTGAACCAAAGGTTGATGAAGCTCAGTAG
- the LOC133886693 gene encoding replication protein A 70 kDa DNA-binding subunit D-like isoform X2 has translation MPFDLLPTLHPKSKHWTICARVSRKWEYRGGTDDGPVAHIDLVLTDEQGNAIYAEIPNSEIERKDPLLQEGGIYVMSRFRVSNSKTLYRPVDAPYMIEFTCYTKITPARDPPETFPRYVYKLTPFLELPHYTGENKNFLDVIGIVTEVSDTSLIQLANRSTPTVSRHIMLKDLNNVEVKLTLWGQRATQFTIDEIYNEQQATPIVILVVGNLMKTFAGEEYLSGNAACHWYFNPSIPEAEPFYNTIQNQQLVIKRPAASTQQPTSTLKPIQVEDKQLQDLETMNPYDFPENGCRCTVTITRLVQTTTWWFASCNRCSRACTPDGPGYKCTTCSCTGYRFKYKLCFVANDGTGEAEMVAFGEVGRRIVGKPVQQILRATRIGNDIPPDIAAIVSLKFTFAITLTNQSYYSPEKSYQTLPPLLDYTESVSKKSQLWDAADASSHSGAKRKLFRESPDATKETNISYKKGKTSNARLTDDPQPQSTSKKTSSHQVTSPDSKPSEPKVDEAQ, from the exons ATGCCGTTTGATCTTCTCCCAACGTTGCATCCAAAGTCCAAACATTGGACAATATGTGCGCGTGTCTCACGCAAGTGGGAGTATCGTGGTGGCACCGACGATGGACCAGTAGCCCACATTGACCTTGTTCTTACAGATGAACAG GGTAATGCAATATATGCTGAAATACCAAACTCAGAAATAGAAAGGAAAGATCCTTTGCTCCAAGAAGGTGGTATCTACGTTATGAGCCGCTTCAGAGTCTCAAATTCCAAAACCCTGTACAGGCCAGTTGATGCACCATATATGATTGAATTTACTTGCTACACTAAGATAACTCCAGCGAGAGATCCACCAGAAACATTTCCAAGATACGTCTACAAACTCACACCTTTTCTTGAACTACCTCATTATACTGGTGAAAACAAGAATTTCCTGG ATGTGATTGGCATCGTCACTGAAGTTTCAGACACATCTCTCATACAACTTGCAAATCGGTCAACTCCTACTGTAAGCAGACACATCATGCTTAAAGACCTAAA CAATGTTGAGGTTAAACTGACACTGTGGGGACAGCGAGCCACGCAGTTTACCATTGATGAAATTTATAATGAACAACAAGCTACACCGATTGTTATTCTTGTTGTTGGCAATCTCATGAAAACTTTTGCAG GTGAAGAATACCTAAGTGGAAACGCAGCATGTCACTGGTATTTCAATCCTTCAATCCCAGAAGCTGAACCATTCTATAACAC TATCCAAAACCAACAACTGGTGATCAAACGCCCTGCTGCCTCCACACAGCAACCTACATCCACACTAAAACCAATTCAGGTTGAAGATAAGCAGCTCCAAGATTTAGAAACAATGAATCCATACGACTTTCCG GAAAATGGATGCCGCTGCACTGTGACAATTACTCGCTTGGTTCAAACCACAACATGGTGGTTTGCATCATGCAACAGATGCAGCCGTGCTTGCACTCCAGATGGCCCAGGATATAAATGCACCACATGTTCTTGCACAGGCTATCGCTTCAA GTACAAATTATGCTTTGTAGCAAATGACGGCACTGGTGAAGCTGAAATGGTTGCTTTTGGTGAAGTTGGACGGCGCATAGTTGGTAAACCAGTTCAGCAGATCCTGAGAGCCACAAGAATTGGAAATGATATCCCACCGGACATTGCAGCTATAGTTTCACTGAAATTCACCTTTGCAATTACCCTGACGAATCAAAGTTACTACAGCCCGGAGAAATCATACCAG ACACTTCCCCCTTTACTAGACTATACTGAATCAGTATCCAAGAAATCTCAACTTTG GGATGCTGCTGATGCCTCTAGCCACTCTGGTGCTAAAAGAAAGCTCTTTCGAGAAAGCCCAGATGCAACAAAG GAAACCAATATAAGCTATAAGAAGGGCAAAACCAGCAATGCCAGATTGACAGATGACCCACAACCACAATCAACAAGCAAAAA AACCTCTTCTCACCAGGTCACCTCTCCTGACTCAAAGCCGTCTGAACCAAAGGTTGATGAAGCTCAGTAG